The DNA window TACACCGGCACCACGGGGCTTCCCGAGGCGGTCCTGCCGAGCCGGGCGCGCAGGTCGCTGGCGTAGTGCGAGAGGACACGGCGCGCGCTGCGGATTCCCGGCTCGCCCCAGACCTTCTCGATGAGTTGCTCGATGGTGACCAACTGCCCCTCGGCGAGCAGCAGCAGGGCGAGCAGCAGGCGTTGCTGCCGATCCCCGAGGGGAACCAGCCGATCACCCCGGTGAGCCTGTATCCCGTTCAGCAATTGAAACCGCATGGACACTCCGACTGAATTCCTATGACGCACCTATGACGGCCAGCCCACCGGACATCCCACCGGGCCTCACACCGCGATATTCGATCCTTATTTCCAAGGGCGGCACGAAGCCTCCCAAGGAGAAAAGGAGTAAGAAATGAACGAGGCCACGGAGAACAAGTCGCAGAGCACCGGCTGGTTCAAGGCCACCTTCAGCGACAACGGCGGCGGCTGCGTCGAGGTCGCCTTCCACGCCGACCTGGTTCTCGTACGGGACTCGAAGGACCCGCACGGCCCGGTGCTCCGCTTCACGGTCCCCGAGTGGGACGCCTTCCTCTGCGGGGTGTACGCCGGAGAGTTCGACCAGGAGTAACGCGCGTCTTCCCCGGTGAGGCGTCGCGGCACGCGGGCCGCGACGCCCCCGCGGGAAGGCTGGGCCGTAGTCGCTCCCCGAGCGGGGCAGGCGCGCATGCCGGGTCAACCGGCCATGGAGCGCATGTCCGCGCTCAGCTTCGCGAGGAAATCCCTCGCCGCTTCCCCGTAAATCGCCATGTCGCCGAGCAGCGCCCATTGCCGTCGATACAACGCGACATCCTCCGCGTTGCGGGCGGTCAACCTCATATGCGTAACCTCGACTTCCACGAAGCTGTCCTCCACGCTTCCGTCGCTTTCGTACAGCGTGAATCCGTGCGAGGGGCAGACGAGGAATTCACCGTCCTGGGGAATCAGCCCGATGCTCACGTTCTCCAGCGTGGCCACCGACGCGATGCGGTCGAGTTGCGCCAGGAGGAGCCGGACCGGCCCCGGCCGGCAACGCAACGCCGCCTCGGTTATCAGGAACTCGAAGGACCGGTTCTCGTCGTACAGCGCCACCTGGCGCTGGAGCCGCGCCGCGACGACCGTGGGCAGGTCACCCTCCACGTACGGCGGGTCGAAGAGCGTGAAGACGCGACGTGCGTACTCGGCCGTCTGCAGCAGTCCCGGGACGAGTGACGGCTGAAAGACGCGGATCAAGCGTGCCTGGTCCTCCTGCTCCCGGATCTGGTCCTGGAGGTGGGTCTGCTGCTGCAGAGCCGTCCGCCACGCGTGCATCTCGACGAAGACGGCCTGCGTCAGGTCGGCGAGCTGTTCGCGCGTCTCCGACGGCGCCTCCACCGCGTCCCCCCAGGCCGTCACCTCGGGCAGCGAGGGGATCACGCTGCCGGACTCGATCCGCGAGATCTTCGACTGGCTGATGCCGATCCGGCCGGCCAGGTCTCTTCCCGATATTCCTGCCAGGTCGCGCAGCCGTCGCAACTCCGTGGCGAGCCGCTCGCGCTTGCTGCGCGGCTTCCCCATCTCCTCTGAGAGGTCTTCCATGGATCCCCGATCCCGTCGGGCGATGCGCCCGGTAGATATGATTCAAATCGATGCGAAACGATACAGCGGCCAACAAGACGTGAGCATCAGCGCCATCCACTCCATACCAAATGGGCATTGGCATGTCACAAGAAGTCCCTGCTTGCGGACCCAAGAGCCCGATGTCCAGATAAGGGACGATCGATGCGATTCAGGGCGATTCTGTGATTGCCGGGACCTACGAGCACGATGATGATGCGTCCAACCCGCGCACCGCCGCCACATCTCCCGACAGATCCGGACGATCCCGGAGCGAATCGCGCCTGTCCGGACGTATCCGGCCTCGTCCGGACACGTCCCATCCTGAGTCCAGAGTCAGCGCAACCGATCTGGGACCAAGCCGGATAGGGCGATCGCGTCAAGCTGGCGGCCAGATGATGCCAATATGACCTACATCACCACGCGAACATCGAAGATCACTCAGTTTCGGTTCGGAGCGATGGCCGAGAAACTTCGTACTACGGCACTGGACGCCTTCGTCGATCAGCTGAACGAGCTGGTCGCCCTGGCCGGCTCTCCCACGCTGTCCGAACTGCGAAAAATCTCCCGCAACAGCAGCAGAGATCTGGCGGAAAGCACCACGCACGACATCCTGACCGGCAAGCGCAAACGGGCGCCCGACTGGCCGTGGGTGCACTCCTTCGTGACCGCGTGCTGCACGGCTGCCGAGAGAACCGGGCTGGACGTGGGTCCGCTGGACGACATCAAGACCTGGCACCACCTGTGGCGGGCGGCCCGCGAGGCCCCTGCCGGACCTGCGGAGTCGCCTCCCGTACCGGCCGTGCTCACGGCCCCCGAGGAGCAGCCGGTGCGCGAGGATCTGCTCAGGGCCCTGGGCCGGATCGGACTCCGGCTGCTGTCACAGAGCAACCAGCATGACGGCCAGAACTGCCTGCGATTAGCGGTCGTCGCCCTGCTACGAAGCCGGCCCGAGGACGCCCGGCCATGGCTGCGGCGGGCCAGCGAGTCCGGCATCGGTGAAGCCGCGGAACTGCTCGACCACCCACGACGGCGGGAGGTCGCCGCCCAGCTCGCCTACACCTACGGACGCGACTTCGAGCAGACGTCCCCTGGCCACCTGAGCGTTGCCATGTTCTTCTACCGGCTGGCCGCCGAAGCCGGACATGTCGAGGCCGCGTACCGGCTCGGAACCGCCCACGGCAGCAGGGACGAGCAGTGGGTGGCGACGAGCTGGTTCCGCCGCGCCGCCCAGGCCGGACATCCGGAGGCCATCTCCAAGCTCAACGGCGCGGTCCACCGAAGCCGCGAAGCGTAGGCCGCCCCCGGGCAGCCGGAATGAAAGGATCGGATCACGCACGATCCGAAAGGCACCAGAAAATGGCTCCGAACATCGCCACCGCGCGCCGGGTCGACCGGCCCGAGCTGCTCGACTTCCTCCGCCCCCGGCATCACGGCCTGCTGTCGACCGTCCGCGCCGACGGCCGGCCGCAGCTCTCGCCGGTCACCTGCGGCGTGGACGCCGACGGCCGGATCGTCGTGTCCACCTATCCCGAACGCGCCAAGACCCGCAACGCCAAGCGGGACGAGCGCGTGTCCGTCTGCGTGCTGTCCGACGACTGGAACGGCCCCTGGGTGCAGGTGGACGGCCGCGCCGAGGTGCTCGACATGCCCGAGGCGCTGGACGGCCTGGTCGAGTACTACCGGTGCATCGCCGGCGAGCACCCCGACTGGGAGGAGTACCGCGAGGCGATGCGCCGCCAGGACAAGTCGCTGATCCGC is part of the Nonomuraea coxensis DSM 45129 genome and encodes:
- a CDS encoding helix-turn-helix domain-containing protein — its product is MEDLSEEMGKPRSKRERLATELRRLRDLAGISGRDLAGRIGISQSKISRIESGSVIPSLPEVTAWGDAVEAPSETREQLADLTQAVFVEMHAWRTALQQQTHLQDQIREQEDQARLIRVFQPSLVPGLLQTAEYARRVFTLFDPPYVEGDLPTVVAARLQRQVALYDENRSFEFLITEAALRCRPGPVRLLLAQLDRIASVATLENVSIGLIPQDGEFLVCPSHGFTLYESDGSVEDSFVEVEVTHMRLTARNAEDVALYRRQWALLGDMAIYGEAARDFLAKLSADMRSMAG
- a CDS encoding DUF397 domain-containing protein — its product is MNEATENKSQSTGWFKATFSDNGGGCVEVAFHADLVLVRDSKDPHGPVLRFTVPEWDAFLCGVYAGEFDQE
- a CDS encoding PPOX class F420-dependent oxidoreductase — translated: MAPNIATARRVDRPELLDFLRPRHHGLLSTVRADGRPQLSPVTCGVDADGRIVVSTYPERAKTRNAKRDERVSVCVLSDDWNGPWVQVDGRAEVLDMPEALDGLVEYYRCIAGEHPDWEEYREAMRRQDKSLIRVHIDRWGPIATGGFPARLAP
- a CDS encoding tetratricopeptide repeat protein; this encodes MAEKLRTTALDAFVDQLNELVALAGSPTLSELRKISRNSSRDLAESTTHDILTGKRKRAPDWPWVHSFVTACCTAAERTGLDVGPLDDIKTWHHLWRAAREAPAGPAESPPVPAVLTAPEEQPVREDLLRALGRIGLRLLSQSNQHDGQNCLRLAVVALLRSRPEDARPWLRRASESGIGEAAELLDHPRRREVAAQLAYTYGRDFEQTSPGHLSVAMFFYRLAAEAGHVEAAYRLGTAHGSRDEQWVATSWFRRAAQAGHPEAISKLNGAVHRSREA